The Callospermophilus lateralis isolate mCalLat2 chromosome 18, mCalLat2.hap1, whole genome shotgun sequence nucleotide sequence GCTCCACCCTCTGCCCTGCCAACGCCCTGCCCTTCTTTCAGAGCCTTGCGCTTACCGGCCCACAGCATCAGGGCGCTGGCACACCAGCACAGGTAGAAGGTCACCATGTAGGATACCTGTGGCCTTGGGCGCAATATCTGGCAGTTGACTACAAAAAGCGTCAGGCTGAGGAAAATCAGGAGCCCTGCACTGGGGTGGGGCCAGAGATGGCAGGAGGCTGGACAGTGACTCCCAGGAATCACGGTGGGAGAAGAGAGAGGGACTTCCTCTCCCACCCTCTAGGACAAGCAAAGAAACAGGCATGCTTGCACACAGGACAGACTGACGcctggagggaggggaagggaggaaaagagaaagacaGTGGCAAAGAAGGAATTCACACACACGGCTGACAGAAAGAATAGGCTGAAATACACACAAGGTTTGGGCCGGGGGACAGAGATTCCAAGAGACACCCCAAGGCCAGCAGACAGCGAGCCTCTTCAAGGCAGGAGGTTGGGGGGCACCCTCTACCCTGCCACTCACCAATGCTGATGCTGAGGGAGCTGAAAACGAAGTCCAGCTTGCTCAGGCGGCGAAAGAGCGGTCGGAAGGAGAGGCTCAtggagaggaggaggatgaggcacAGGGCCATGGCCAGCATCATGAGGCCCTTACTCATGTGAATGAGAACTAGAGAAGTGGTGACAAGTACCACAGTCACCCCCAGACACTCAGGCCACCTTCCAAAGCATCACACTGACACCCATAAGCAGCCCAATAGGCACCCTAGGTCTGATCACAGATTGCCTCAAAATCACCCCTAGAAAATCCAGAATAACTCCTCTCTCAAAAACAGTCACCATTGGCCACCTTCAGAGAATCTCCAGAGACACCCCCAAACCTAAGATCCTCCCCCAGAAACTCCCGGGAGACCTCCACCCTCAGTCACTTCCAGGATACATCTGGAGGCCCTGTAGCCCATGCAGGGTAACTGACCGGTGACCTGGCCCATGTCGGGACACTTGTGCCTCCTGCAGTTGGTCCAGAAGCCCAGGTAACCAGTGTAGGAGCCCTGCAAGTAGGCCATCTGCCCATCCACCACGCTGAACACCATCAGGGCAGAGAGAACGATGAAGACGAGAGACCAGCCCCGCAGGATGAACTTGCGGTCCTCCTCCCAGGAGAGCTGGGCTGCCGGGGCAGAAGAGAGTTCTGGGGGCTGGATCTTCTCCAtcatttcttgcatcctagtctccATTCCCAACCCAAATCAAGCTCACCTTTCATCCCAGTCTGAATCCCCTCCCATCCCCCCCACCCACAGCCACCCCCCACCTAACCcataccacaaccacagcctcatCGCGACTGTTCCTGTCCCATCCCCATCTCTACACTACCAGCAGCCCATCCCACTCACATTATTCTCCCCTTCCTAACCCCTAGCATAGCCCCATCCCCACCTCCAGTTCCAGACACATCCCCATTCCCATCGCTAACTCTGATGCCAATCCTATAACCCCATCTTAAGCTCCAGCCTGCTTGTGTCCAACCCCATTTACAGGTCCCTGTTCCCCAAACTCCAGCTCCGACTCTGCTCTCAACCACATCCACTTATCTCCATCCCTCCCCCAAACCCCAGGCCAGGGCACTATGACACCAGTTTCAAGGTGTGTTCCTGAGGGCAAGAACCATGGGGTCCAAAAGGGACCCGGATGCTGTACCGCTCCTGCCCCAGATGCTtttgatgctaccaaccttccctTTGCCATTCAAGTCCCACCTCCCATGAGAGGGCAGTCCTGGTGAGAAGCTGGTGGGAGGCAGGGTGGGCTTGGCACTATTAGGCTGAGATGGGAGCACTAGCAGTGCCGCTTCTATGATTCCCACTTCAGACTCACAAACTGGGGCAGAGAGCAGAGAAATGACAGCTGTAATGGAAGCAGACTGCTGTTGACCTTCACAGATCCACACCCAAAGATCTGGAATTGTCAGGGGCAAAACTGCCTGACTGGACTTTCTGCTAGCTGAGGTCTCACAGCAGTGTGCCCAAGGAAAGGAAGACAGatcaccgtgtgtgtgtgtgtgtgtgtgtgtgtgtgtgtgtgtgtgagagagagagagagagagagagagagaggggttaAATAATGGTTGTATGGATGGAGACACAGATGTAAAGACAGAGATATATCtgcagatttttttcttcttatctcCCCTTGTACAAATTGTATTTTGCCTTTTCTAAATGAAATCAATTCTTACTTTCCCTTTTATACAAAGAAAAAGTCTATACTAGAATTATGAAAATACTGCTGGCAgtattttctgaaaataaacatcaatatcctttttaaaaagtcatttctaCTTAGTTCAGAATTTCTAATAAATTACCAAATGAATATTATAAAAAAGaactagaaacaaacaaacataaaagtCACTGCAATGTGATGTTTGGCCTAGGCAAAATAATCATACTAATAGTTTATTCTCTCAACAAACACTTATTGAACAATACCATGTGCTAAAACTTGTGCCAAATGCTAGAAATAGAACTGAAAGTCAGACAGTTTAACCCCAGCCCTTAGGGAGCTCACGAGGAATCAGAAAGGCAGGCATTACACCAAAAATCACACAAGTATATCAAGACCAAATGTGATAAATGCTGACAGCTGAACTAATCTAAATGTCCAACAGTAGGGGATTGGTTGAGAACACAACAGTGCAGCAGTGGGCAGCAAAATCTGATAGTCCCCCACTTATGCTTGGGAACAAAAGCTGAATGGAGCAGAAGCTGAACCCTAACTGAGCAAGAGCAGGCCTAGAATGAAGGCTTTATTACCAGGTTCCCTCACTGCTCAGTGGCCATGTGACTGAGTGCTGACGAATGGGGTATGAATACAAGTGTTTCCAGCTCTAAAAGGGAAGGTCTTATAATCTCCCTTCTCTCTTTCCCTGGATGGAATGTGAACAGGATAAAGGGTTAAGCTGACATATGGAGGGTAAAGTAAAAAAGACAGAAGGAACCCTGCACCAGGACTCACAGGGGAAAGAAAGAATTCTTCATAATATAAACCACTGTTACTTCATTTGAGACCCTGTTCCAGATGCCAAACAAATCTCTCAACAATTCACAACAGAAGACCACATTTCACTGATTGCaaaatgcacatttttttgacattttttaacccTCCTGAAATTGGAATGCATCATATCATCAATAGTATCTCAAAATCACctttggttatttttttattaCAACATCGAATAATGCCACCTAGATGCTCTGTGAAACACAATGTTATATAGTCATCAAAATCTACTAACAGgccgggcgtggtggtgcacgcctgtaatcccagtggctcaggaggctgaggcaggaggattgcaagttcaaagccagcctcagcaacttagcaaggctgtaagcaactcaatgagacaccatctctaaataaaatataaaaaagagctgtgggtgtggctcagtggttaagagcccctgggttcaatccctggtacaaaaaaaaaaaaaaagaaagaaaaagaaaaagaaaagaaagaaagaaagaaagaaaagaaaaagaaaaaaaatctactatCTAATAACAGGGGGCtggagaggtggctcagtgggagagcacttgccttgcatgcatgattccctggattccatcctcagcacctcaaagaggggggaaaaaatctAATGACATGGATATTCATGTAATTAAAGACATTTAAAAGtttgtggttcttttttttttttctttttttttttcttttcctcagaaGATTATCACAAAGCCAAAGGAAAGAATGGAGGACAGGGATTTGAAAAGTCCCCACCCCTCACCAGTAGGAGAGGTCACACATACAGCTTGGGGCACCTGTACCCCTAGTGACCCCTCTTGATCCCCAAGCCTGGGCTGAGTCTTCATCCTCTCCCCAACCCTAAATtgcaggtcttttttttttttaattgcaggtCTTTGAGAGCAAGCAGCGGGCCTTCTCTGCAGGGAGGGTGCAGTGGGCAGAGACAGAAGGAGCAAGAGAGGAGAGCTATGGGGAGTGGAGAAGGCCACCAAGGGAGGCTGACGCAGAAGCCCTGGGAGGGGTGAGGAAAGAGGCTGGACCAAGAGGGATTACAGAGGCAGGTCTCAGGCCCTCTAGAAATTGTCAGCCCCGACCCCAGCCTCCGCCATCCGTGCCGCCTCCACCCCGACCCCACCCCTCACTGACCCAGCCTACCCCTTCCTGTGACTCCACTCAGACCCCATACTGAGCCCAGTCTGACCCAGCCCAGCCTCCAAGTCACTCAGAAAGGGTGGGGTAAAGTCTGAGGCCTTGGCCAACGACCTAACCTCCTGGAACCCCTCCAACTGTCATAGAACCTCCCCCCAACACCATCCGTCCCCAGCTGTGGGCCAGACTGAATCCCTGAGCCGGACCTGCGGAGAGCGGGAGAGACCAGGAAACAGACAAAAAAGACAGAGGGATGCAAATGCCCAAGGGCCGCTCTTGAACCCCAGAGAGAAACCAACCGGCTTCCGGGGCCATGGAGGTGCCCAGAAGGAGGGGCTGAGGCAGTTCGGGCAGCTGAATGCACTGGGACTGGCCTGATGCGGCGCCTCCACATGTCCCAGAAGCCTCCACCGGACCAGCGGAGCACTCAGCCAGCAGCTCCCAACAGCACCCACGCCGAGACCCAAAGCTCCTTGTCAATTGCCCTTGATCCCCAAGTCCATACTCAAGAGTCTCCGCCCGCCGTCAGCACTCTAAGGGTCAGCAGCCAAGAGCCTTCTCACACCACTGGCATTCTCAAGGTCCACCACCAAGAGCCTTCGTCCACCCCCAGCGGTCGCCGGGTCAGCATCCAAGAGCCTCAAGCGTCCCCCAGCGGTCGCCGGATCAGCATCCAAGAGCCTCCGCCATCCCTCAGCGTGCGCCGGGTCAGCATCCAAGAACCCTTGTCAATTTTGCAGAATCACCGGATCAGTAGCCACGAGTCTTACCCAGATAGCAGCCATCGCCGATTTAGTATCCAAGACACACCATCCATTACCTACAATAGCTGGGTTGGTGCCCGAGATGGTCAACCAAATCAGCACTTGAGCACCTCCCTGACTGAAATCCAATCAGTTAGCAACTATAGTCAAACCGATTTTGAAAATTTCGAGACAGAAGAGGGAACCCGCCAAACATTCAAACAAAACCGGCTCAGTGTTGATATCCCCCCATCCATTACCCACAGCCCTGAGGCCAGTATCAAAAGTATTGAATCAATTGTCTGGGGTTCCCAGGAGAGTTTCAAAGAATATGTGCACAGCCCCCAACTCAGCCAAATCACTCTGGACAACATTCACAACTATATGCCCCGGTACTCCACCGGAATGGGTTCCTCCAGGTGAGAGGCAGGGACCCCAGCAGACCAGTCTgggctagaattttttttttttttttttttttttaagagagagagagagagagagagaatttttcaatatttattttctagttttcgggggacacaacatctttgtatgtgtatgtggtgctgaggatcaaacccgggccgaacgcatgccagatgagcgcgctaccgctagagccacatccccagccctgggctaGAATTTTGAGGGGCGGGCAGTAGTCAAAGGTCAGGGACCAGCAGCATAGCTGGTGCATTAGAAATTGGAGGGTGTGACAGGCCTTGGAAGTTGTACCTCCAGGCTGGTCCTGAATGGGACACTGCATCCAGTGAGATCTGGAATGGACACACCATAGAGGGTCTGAAGGCTGGGTCTGGGATGCCTGGGCAGGGTGGCTGGACTCAGTGCTGACGATGATGGTGTATGATCTGATTCAGGTTTCAGGACAAATGGAGCCGCCAATCACTGCTGCCCTTAGGCTGGCGACTGCTGCACGAGGCCAGGAAGATCAGCCGCCAGCTGAGCCTGGTGCTGAGCCTGGCTGGCATGGTGATCATCAGTCTCATTTCTCTGGGCCAGCCCTGGATGCACTTCCAGGTGCCACTGAAGCCACCAGGGGACCCCGATGGCCCGCAGACCATCCCCATCAACACCATCTTCTTTATGCAGTGCCCTGACGTTGTCTGCATGTATGAGTACGACCAGAATGCTTGTAAGGCCCGCCCCTCCTCACCACCCTGGGACTCATCTCTCCCAGGAACCCGTTCTCCTGTCCTAAAATGTTTTTTCCCTCCCCTGGGATGGTCCTCACTGCCCACCCTACTTCCTACTACCCAATAACCTGTCCTTTCTGACCCAGAGGTGGGTGCTGAATGCTGGAGGTACCAGCCTCAACACTAGTCCTCTAGAGCCCAATTTCAATTTTCCTAACATGAGAAGCGTTTCCACGGGAAGGGGTAGAGAAAACTCCCACTCCCTCTCCCCTGTGCTCAGAGGCAAAAAGACAATCTGGGTGTTCCTGGTTCTCTTCCTTCCCCAGACTTGCTGGACTTTTCCTGGGCCTTCCTCGTTATCTCCAGTATCACCGGCTTCTGCCTCTGTGTGGCTCTAATAAGCACCCTCTTCTTTACCAGCTCCAACCTGCCCATGCTGGACTTCTTCCTCTTCATCAGCAGCATCATGACAGGCACAGCACTAAGATCCTTCTCTCAGGAACCAAGGCGAGGAGTATCTTGCCCAGTACTGACCATGGAACACAACCCCATCTCCACCATACTCCTCACCTTTATCCCCAACCCTAATCCTATCTCCTTACAAATCTCCAACTTATCCCAATAAAAATATCAACCTTCAACCCAACTCTACATTCAGACTCAACATCAAGCTCAACTTCAACTCTTGCCTCCATTGCCAACAAATCTCAAACTCATCCACATCCTCCACTGTAGATCCATTCCCATCCCCACCCCATCCCAactcttattttcttttcaaatcaATCTCATAAGTATCCCCAACCTCTTTATAAATCTCAACATCCAACTTATTCCCATTCCTGATTGTGATcaacatttgtttcaaattcaaCCCAATCCTATCACCTGTGAACTTCAACTTCAGTCCATCTCCACCCCCACCTCTACCACCTATGAACCTCACCCTCAAATCCAACCCAACCAATTCCCAACTCCATCCTTTTATCCATATCCAATCCATCCTCTTCCCAACCACAACCCATCACCATCCTCAACCACAATCCCATCTCTACACAACCTCAGCTTCAGCCTCTCCCTGATATCCAATCCCATCCCAAATCCTGTCCCACCACCACTGCTCTCTGATTTTGGTAAAGCAGCTTCCTCTTTCTGAGCCACTTTTCTCATCTGTGGGTTGAGGATAAAATTTCCTACCATATGGAGATGTTGTGAGGACTGTATTGGATGTCAGTATTGGACATGAAGGTGATCTGGTTGCCACGCCTGTCACCCCATTGATTGGTCAGGGTAGGATCGGCTGGTCTGGAAGACTAGGTGTGTGTCCACTTCCTCGTCACTTCATGTGTGTTCCTCCAAAGCTGCATGCTCAGTAGAAGAGGATGACCCCCTTTGATGGAAAAGGGCTGCTTTCTGGTCAAGGGAATATGAACACTGTGCTTCCCTGCTAGGCCCCCAAAAGAAACTCTCAGGGCCCATCTATAGGGTAGTCAAGTCCCCAAGACTTCAGACATATCCAGATGAGGTTCTTCATGTAGCAATCTGCCTTTCAAAAGCAAGGAAAAAATTGTCAATACTTGATGCCAGCTATTTAACTTTGCACACATCCTTACCAAGAAAATCCTCTCACCGGATCCAAATAACACAAAACTGATATACTGATTTAAATGTTTAGTTTCCATTTGCATGCCACAGTTGTGTGTGGGGGGCAGGATTTTGTTCTGGAATGAGGAATGTTGTCTTCCTGTCAGTTGTAGTAATTGACCACAACTTTCAGTTGCTTTGGGAAAATATTTTTGGACACTGATGGTATAGCCAAGAATAGAGACCTCTCAACTTCCTGTTTCCTTGTTAGAAACTGGTATTTATCCACTTTGTCTACTAGCTTATCCTAACTGTTTAAATATAAGGTACAAATAGCAGAAGCCACCTTAATTTAAAATATCTAAAAGAGGACATTCTTCTAAAAGAAAATCATTTCTGTCCATTCCCTCTTTGGGGGGACAGATGGGGGACACTGAGGGTTTAGCCCACGGGCAAtttaccactgggctatatccccagcccattttttttttattttgaaacaaggtc carries:
- the LOC143384296 gene encoding uncharacterized protein LOC143384296 translates to MRRLHMSQKPPPDQRSTQPAAPNSTHAETQSSLSIALDPQVHTQESPPAVSTLRVSSQEPSHTTGILKVHHQEPSSTPSGRRVSIQEPQASPSGRRISIQEPPPSLSVRRVSIQEPLSILQNHRISSHESYPDSSHRRFSIQDTPSITYNSWVGARDGQPNQHLSTSLTEIQSVSNYSQTDFENFETEEGTRQTFKQNRLSVDIPPSITHSPEASIKSIESIVWGSQESFKEYVHSPQLSQITLDNIHNYMPRYSTGMGSSRFQDKWSRQSLLPLGWRLLHEARKISRQLSLVLSLAGMVIISLISLGQPWMHFQVPLKPPGDPDGPQTIPINTIFFMQCPDVVCMYEYDQNAYLLDFSWAFLVISSITGFCLCVALISTLFFTSSNLPMLDFFLFISSIMTGASIILGVLFYLMQAHKFLQEGMTYKLGISFYLAWTAVFLFLMNGLFSYLNYMNFWSILAIQAIWA